TTGATAGGGGCATCAAATTGATACTAGCACTAAGATCACAGAGAGCTTTGTCTAATGTCATCTTACCTATGGTACATGAAACTACAAAACTCcttggatctttaagctttggtgGAATACCACTTTGAATCacagcactacattcttcaatGAGAAGCACTGTTTCCTTCTCATGCCAACTTCTCTTTTTATTGATAAGATCCTTCAAGAATTTTTCATATAGAGGCATTTTCTCTAATGCTTTAGCCAGGGGGATATTAATCTCCAACTTCTTGAAGACTTCAAGGAACTTGGGAAAGTTTTGATTCTTGGCTTTCTTGTTGAACCTTTGAGGGTATGGCAAGGGAGGTGTAAAAGTCTTCTTTACTTGCTTTTGTCCTTGAGATGATTCTTCCATTATTTGCTTCCCTTTCCTTGAGATTTGTGGctgcttctctctcttttcaggcttctcttGATCATCCTTGTTGAGTGTAGCATCATTCTTGCAGCTGGCTTTATCATTCTCAGTTGGCTTCTTGTCATTTACCAaggtttttccacttcttagctGTATAGCTTTGCATTCTTTTTTAGGATttggaatggtgtcacttgggaGTGAGCTTGTTGGGCTTTCGATCACAGCTTGCTTGGAAAGCTGCCCAATCTGCCTTTCTATATTTCTTATGGAAGCTTCATTGTTCTTGTTTGTAAGTTCTTgatgtttcattattttttccaTCAATATCTCCAAGTTGCAGATTCTCTGAAAGTCTTGTGGGATTTATGGTTGGTTGTGAACTGTTGAGGGTGGATGATAGTTGTTGTGGTTGGTGGCTGGGTTATTGGATGGATaatggttggaattggggtaattgttttggggttttctatATGGATTTTGGTTATTGTTCTGCTGGTTGTTTCTTGAGTTGTTTTAGTTTGAATGTCTTTACCATGGCCGCTGATTTTGATTGTGGTTATCTCCCCATCTAAGTTTAGGGTGGTTCTTCTAGTATGGATTGTAAGTGTCACCATAAACTTCACTTGGTCGTGAGCCTTGGTTATGCACATATTGAATTTGTTCCTGCTGCTGATCTTCTTGGTTTTCTTCATTCTGCCCCCATGTGGTTGATGGTTGGTTTGTATTCACTGTTGCAACTTGGAGGCTATTGAAGAAcggaagattgatggtttagaagttataataaattctcattgcaagtatagtttctaaaccaaacaatcaatctttcttacaaaagttttggttgtcacaattaacaaacccctttggaattgataaccgaagtatttaaacctcgggtcgtcttctcaaggaattgcagggaagtatgatttattattggttatgcaaaggtatattttggggttttgaaaaggtttgaacaaataatttaattgacaagaaaaataaattaataattagaaaatctcttggcaaggtatgaaaattagaagtcctatcctagttatccttatcaatggtgatgagaattatatttatgctaccactaagtcaacctctaactatgaaggtcagttaagtggacaaattaatttaacacctaaagtcttAGTCAACTcctcaaggaaagactagatttataggaatctaaattaatcagcaaagataataattatcactcacgatgagtttgacaactcaagagttactaattaatcaaccaaagccaaaaggaaaaatctaaattatttatataaataaaagaaagcaatcatgagtctgaaatacctcaaattgtattaagaaaatcataacatgaatgtcattaaaaaaataaaagagaaaataaatagaagaacattgaacctgagatgaagaagaaatattcctaatcctaataaaaatcctaatcctaatcctaagagagaggagagaacctctctctaaaaactacatctaaaattatgaaaagtgaattatgatctgatCTGAAGTgatgtcttgagtctctgcatgttctctgactttaatctgtgtttctgggccgaaaactgggttgaaatgcggcctagaatctgtgccagcgacttctgtaattctgcagatcgcgcatgtcacgcggccgcgtcgtccatgcgttcgcgtcactcagcgtttctcgtaccacgcaTGCGTGTCGTCCACTCATTCGCGTCGTTTGTGCAGCTTTCAATCTTCGCGGTTGCGTtaggcacgcgagcgcgtcactgtgatttcttccatttcgtgcGGACGTgcgagccatgcgaccgcgtgacttctcactggtcatctccttaattccttgtgttccttccatttttgcacgtttcctcttcattctctaagccattccttccctatgaagcctgaaacacttaacacacaaatcaaggcatcaaatggtaataagagaggattgagattagctaaattaagaccaaagaagcatgttttcaatcatagaactaaactaggaaggaatcgtaaaatcatgcaaatcatatgaataagtgggtaaagagttgataaaaataactcaattgagtacaagataaaccataaaatagtggtttatcaacctcttcacacttaaacattagcatgttctcatgctaagctcaagagaagctataaaggggTGAAGAgaaatgatagagagtatgcaatgcaacctatctatatgaatgcaagtacatgcaaaatgtttctacctacttggttaaaagtaaataagttctccaagacaaatatgaaccaaattccactaattcaaattatacaatgaaagacaagtaaacttgtaagaagatagctcatgagagcagggaacatagaatcaagtattgaaccctcactggtagtgtatatcactatagtctctcaagtgtatagggtaattcacTCTACTTTTCTCTAATAAtgttttctaaactttgtttttcatctaaccaatcaacaaatatttaatgtaccaatacacatatcatgaggtcttttcaaggttgtaatggggccaaggcaagggtgaggatgtatatataaggctaagtgagctaacaaagtgaatctttgagtaacctgGGCTATCACCTAACTTACATACATTCTATATATGCCTATCTACCCATAAtttccacttttgtatcacatactcatgtatcaacttttcttttaatttgtgtcacatatgcattgatcttttattaacttaatattggggtaattttgtccccttatttatttatttatattatatatttttttctttttctcttttttttcttttttttctttttttatagagacataaaaactaaaataacatatcaatgcatatggaatttttaattttctgttttacatGAGTAGATACCCAAATTTCCCAATATTCAGAATttgaaacatgatacattcccttattaacccatgttcgcacagtttccccacacttagtttatgcacaacctctatcttaagctaaccaaagactGGCATCAGTGAGCaaaaacaagtaatggcctcaatcatatgcaagcatgtaaatacactaaatattggacatatagattggaACAAAATCTAGATTGCAGTTatagagaaggaaacacacaagaataaaaatttatggttaaataatgtaaccatataaataagctcaaaatctcgcAGGTTATGTGTTCTTTTGGCTCAAagaccatgttccaaatacaacttcaaacaaatttaacacatgaaaaattttagtttttaatttaaattagtgaaaattttcaaaaatagtgtcttaaaaag
This sequence is a window from Arachis duranensis cultivar V14167 chromosome 2, aradu.V14167.gnm2.J7QH, whole genome shotgun sequence. Protein-coding genes within it:
- the LOC107474239 gene encoding uncharacterized protein LOC107474239, whose protein sequence is MKHQELTNKNNEASIRNIERQIGQLSKQAVIESPTSSLPSDTIPNPKKECKAIQLRSGKTLVNDKKPTENDKASCKNDATLNKDDQEKPEKREKQPQISRKGKQIMEESSQGQKQVKKTFTPPLPYPQRFNKKAKNQNFPKFLEVFKKLEINIPLAKALEKMPLYEKFLKDLINKKRSWHEKETVLLIEECSAVIQSGIPPKLKDPRSFVVSCTIGKMTLDKALCDLSASINLMPLSMMRKLAIKELKPTRMSLVMADRSIKTPNGIVENLLVKVGEFIFPADFVILDTEGEGNKSIILGRPFLAIARAIIDVEKGEMIFRVHNEQMVINVFKVMQHPLSKKIT